A genomic window from Streptomyces sp. WMMC940 includes:
- a CDS encoding MFS transporter has translation MALPKAFWLLWCGQTVSRLGTLAPAFLVLYLEQEGLVAPGTTPLVVGLFGAGVVLSGLVGGAVADLIGPRRTIVAAQPVIAVMALLFAVAEHVVALCVLSLITGFLSAVDRPAGAGLISAIVPQEQFSKAYSLFLVGFNIGMSLSPVFSGFLLQVSPTALFVVWAASSLVYAGLVFAVPADPPPVHAAAAGRPAGAAAALASAARGIAEPFRTPVLVGFLVMTFLLACIYLQVNSALPLDMRDSGLSSGDIGFVLAVNAVLSVALLPLVPRLVGRMRAHVPLMMAAGFMAVGFGGNVFAGGILSFTIATVVWTLGEVIWAPMSATFIADRAPAGRSGSYQGSYFFAWNAAFVVGSPAGLALSHAHGYEVLWISVLGLGFAVMLGFALLPRLAGFTPGARSETDTGPGARTDTGPGEPRATAGQNLAAQNLTTEKR, from the coding sequence ATGGCCCTTCCCAAAGCGTTCTGGCTGCTGTGGTGCGGGCAGACCGTCAGCCGGCTGGGGACACTCGCCCCCGCCTTCCTCGTGCTCTACCTGGAGCAGGAAGGGCTCGTCGCCCCCGGCACGACCCCGCTCGTCGTCGGACTCTTCGGAGCCGGTGTGGTCCTCTCGGGACTCGTGGGAGGAGCGGTCGCCGACCTCATCGGCCCGCGTCGCACGATCGTCGCCGCCCAGCCGGTCATCGCGGTCATGGCGCTGCTGTTCGCCGTCGCCGAGCATGTGGTCGCACTGTGCGTGCTATCGCTGATCACGGGCTTCCTGTCGGCGGTCGACCGGCCGGCGGGGGCCGGGCTCATCTCCGCGATCGTCCCGCAGGAGCAGTTCTCCAAGGCATACAGCCTCTTCCTGGTGGGCTTCAACATCGGAATGTCGCTGAGCCCCGTCTTCTCCGGGTTCCTGCTCCAGGTCAGCCCGACCGCGCTCTTCGTCGTCTGGGCGGCGTCCAGCCTGGTCTATGCCGGTCTCGTGTTCGCGGTTCCCGCCGATCCGCCGCCCGTACACGCCGCCGCCGCCGGCCGGCCGGCGGGCGCGGCAGCGGCGCTCGCCTCCGCCGCCCGGGGCATCGCCGAGCCCTTCCGGACCCCTGTCCTGGTCGGCTTCCTGGTGATGACCTTCCTGCTCGCCTGCATCTACCTCCAGGTCAACTCCGCGCTGCCGCTGGACATGCGGGACAGCGGGCTGTCCAGCGGGGACATCGGGTTCGTCCTCGCCGTCAACGCGGTGCTGTCCGTCGCGCTGCTGCCGCTCGTGCCCCGCCTCGTCGGCCGGATGCGAGCCCACGTCCCGCTGATGATGGCCGCCGGATTCATGGCCGTCGGTTTCGGCGGGAACGTCTTCGCCGGCGGGATCCTGTCCTTCACCATCGCCACGGTCGTCTGGACGCTCGGAGAAGTGATCTGGGCACCGATGTCCGCGACCTTCATCGCCGACCGGGCGCCCGCCGGGCGCAGCGGCAGCTACCAGGGCTCCTACTTCTTCGCCTGGAACGCCGCGTTCGTCGTCGGCAGCCCCGCCGGCCTCGCCCTGTCCCACGCCCACGGCTACGAGGTGCTGTGGATTTCCGTCCTCGGACTCGGCTTCGCGGTGATGCTCGGCTTCGCGCTGCTGCCGCGGCTGGCGGGATTCACGCCCGGCGCCAGGTCCGAAACCGACACCGGCCCCGGTGCCAGGACCGACACCGGTCCCGGGGAGCCCCGTGCGACCGCCGGGCAGAACCTGGCCGCACAGAACCTGACAACAGAGAAAAGGTGA